Proteins encoded in a region of the Shewanella polaris genome:
- a CDS encoding polysaccharide deacetylase family protein — MIQISLFFLVLLFSFSSYSQTPSKEFTWPGGRTLAISLSYDDALNSQLDHVIPELNKHHFKASFYVVANSPVLNVRMEEWRAVANAGHELGNHSVYHPCRGSRADRDWVEMHHDLDHYSVIQMIEELAVANILLKAIDGKTERTYTVPCGDLLVGSNLPVGGKKYLNDIEHLFTAIKGQGDDKRFSPILYPEGQNGEQLIEYVQKLSSDILLINIIFHGVGGDYLSVSSEAHAELLTFLADNRELYYVDSYINLMRYANSIL, encoded by the coding sequence ATGATTCAAATAAGCTTATTCTTTTTGGTATTACTGTTTTCATTCTCTAGTTACTCGCAAACACCGAGTAAGGAATTTACTTGGCCAGGCGGGAGGACGCTAGCTATAAGTCTTTCATATGATGATGCGTTAAACAGTCAATTAGATCATGTTATTCCCGAGCTTAATAAACATCATTTTAAAGCCTCGTTTTACGTAGTCGCAAACTCTCCTGTGTTGAATGTGCGAATGGAGGAGTGGCGAGCAGTTGCAAACGCTGGCCATGAGCTTGGTAACCATAGTGTGTATCATCCGTGTAGAGGTTCACGTGCCGATAGGGACTGGGTTGAAATGCATCATGACCTTGATCACTATAGTGTCATACAGATGATTGAGGAGCTGGCAGTTGCTAATATCTTACTAAAAGCGATTGATGGTAAAACTGAAAGGACTTATACGGTTCCCTGCGGTGACTTGCTTGTCGGTAGTAACTTACCGGTGGGCGGTAAAAAGTACCTCAATGATATAGAACATCTATTTACTGCTATTAAAGGTCAAGGGGATGATAAACGATTTTCACCTATATTGTATCCAGAAGGACAAAATGGAGAACAACTGATCGAATATGTTCAGAAACTATCCTCGGATATATTGTTAATTAATATTATTTTTCATGGGGTAGGCGGAGATTATCTATCTGTTTCATCTGAAGCGCATGCTGAGTTGTTGACATTTTTAGCGGATAATAGAGAACTCTATTATGTTGATTCATATATTAATTTGATGAGGTATGCCAATAGTATCTTATGA